A stretch of Glandiceps talaboti chromosome 18, keGlaTala1.1, whole genome shotgun sequence DNA encodes these proteins:
- the LOC144449628 gene encoding uncharacterized protein LOC144449628, translating to MNFGELIENFGAIRTDTAIFRLDNGSVQLIPTFNQVTKPQLDAILVLDEPIKAGTLTTTCRLISVDSPEQARQTADYPLCEDLDLSRPSAPPAPNITNPSNETTTTPVSTTGQQTTRLTTQDLTTPGFALNASTYWYLPQSTFQFDIDDYYKIVEVKHRTPWYVPVQELVVITCCVPNIESSDNARFINASTGLLMVVDMANDIRINWTLASTPETKDTETFITNPAYLELAPCACDMKTDSCDANCCCDTTDCTEEDLQTFSSCIPGLEGGQEGDPYQYVCKNINVYTPDWHPLLCVEMTSTPYLGMYFDTKLGVKTIVDYDNALLESNDANDYSYADPGRSYGLEDPKYVQGFPVRTRHTEIARNGYLSLPTTNPTSGACTWRSPIQYIIDANSSCIQSPMQSLCTETSFLSARMYVLSSQINHPPCPSFPTVVKDPAQSNSEPVPVHTQYYCTDDVTPFQRSNLTTEELFPRFQTSLFPDNNTDTSRLDVSQVPRCAWDDGYTYPPAPEYDFDTGVCDNAVMSTSYEISWKGSEIVSLIAKFIIGGISLDRDPSIQPTETPLLEEPSDNYTRPFLPPTTAGPFTTLNVTTAEPTTDSPTTERSTLPIGTLEISTSDGGTTEDSTDITSSMAVPTTDASTTVAATTRATTPAAATTITPTEQPSPRENATLTGFPAFTQFFSVYYTYQNPPEVNTETGVIEPAPEPVERSGNPGYIYGRLVLTGEATYQSPSEIIVNNTTPSPLNCTQIGNATLPPGCNETDSQTTNISPTEPVSTFIAVDTSTTRRLKLWKPGAGSLCAESDLMDVYFGEDVASGCLIRLGWSQFQNCTELRNLMEEQLIQLFPADKIGKKGNAESTLEGDWATIFNPLDHEFGEPTPEPTMTTTSVPTIVYETLPPGQIEITPDVPSTLEQIVGTCYDVPTGINVDILIAEVGEYRGAKQREIISAKVSYTTSTLKLNCIGVNGVSCYGNYSDDDEPVQSFVITSTVSFITVPAVQPEPVMSYYANDIDVCRYDTCVEEAFYPMTTRNPNGIYQRNLGYGLFLVLIVIAYYVLTRPWF from the exons ATGAATTTTGGTGAGCTAATTgaaaattttggtgcaatacgaA CTGACACAGCCATCTTTAGACTAGACAATGGCAGTGTTCAACTTATTCCAACATTCAACCAAGTAACCAAACCACAGTTGGATGCCATTCTAGTATTAGATGAACCGATAAAAGCTGGAACATTAACAACGACGTGTAGATTAATATCCGTGGATAGTCCAGAACAAGCCAGACAAACTGCAGACTATCCTCTCTGTGAAGACTTAGATCTTAGCAGACCTAGTGCTC CACCGGCGCCTAACATCACAAATCCTTCAAATGAAACTACTACTACACCAGTTTCTACTACGGGTCAACAAACAACCAGACTAACAACACAAGATCTGACAACTCCAGGCTTTGCATTGAATGCCAGCACTTACTGGTATCTCCCTCAGTCTACGTTTCAATTTGAT ATCGATGATTACTACAAAATTGTGGAAGTAAAACATCGGACTCCATGGTACGTACCAGTTCAAGAGTTGGTGGTGATAACATGTTGTGTACCAAATATAGAATCAAGTGACAATGCCAGGTTTATCAATGCTTCAACAGGGCTACTTATGGTAGTGGATATGGCAAATGACATTCGTATTAACTGGACCCTAGCATCAA CTCCTGAAACTAAAGACACAGAGACATTTATAACCAACCCTGCTTACCTAGAACTAGCACCTTGTGCATGTGATATGAAAACAGACAGTTGTGATGCCAACTGTTGCTGTGATACCACT GATTGCACAGAAGAGGATCTACAAACATTCAGTTCTTGTATTCCTGGCTTGGAAGGAGGTCAAGAAGGTGACCCCTATCAGTATGTTTGCAAAAACATCAACGTCTACACACCAGATTGGCATCCTTTACTGTGTGTAGAGATGACCAGCACTCCATACTTAGGGATGTACTTTGACACCAAACTTGGTGTGAAGACTATTGTAGATTACGACAACGCTTTACTTGAATCTAACGATGCGAACGATTATAGCTACGCAGATCCCGGAAGGTCGTACGGCCTGGAGGATCCAAAGTACGTGCAAGGTTTCCCTGTTAGGACAAGACATACTGAAATTGCAAGAAACGGTTATCTGTCTTTACCGACTACAAACCCTACAAGTGGAGCATGTACCTGGAGGTCTCCTATTCAGTATATTATTGATGCGAACTCAAGCTGCATTCAGTCACCCATGCAGTCGCTGTGTACAGAGACCTCGTTTTTGAGTGCACGCATGTATGTCTTATCATCACAGATCAATCATCCACCCTGCCCGAGTTTTCCAACGGTAGTCAAAGATCCTGCACAGAGCAACTCAGAGCCTGTTCCAGTACATACTCAGTACTACTGCACTGACGACGTCACTCCATTCCAAAGATCAAATCTCACAACAGAAGAACTTTTCCCAAGATTTCAGACTTCCTTGTTTCCGGACAACAACACAGATACCAGTCGGCTTGATGTCTCACAGGTACCTAGATGTGCATGGGATGATGGCTACACTTATCCACCAGCTCCAGAATATGACTTTGATACAGGTGTCTGTGATAACGCTGTCATGAGTACCAGCTATGAAATCAGTTGGAAGGGTTCTGAGATTGTGTCATTGATAGCTAAATTCATTATAGGGGGTATTAGTCTCGATCGGGATCCATCCATACAACCGACTGAAACGCCACTACTTGAAGAACCCTCCGATAATTATACACGTCCATTTTTGCCACCAACAACAGCCGGACCATTTACTACTCTAAATGTAACAACCGCTGAACCCACCACAGACAGCCCAACTACTGAAAGGAGCACACTACCAATTGGTACATTAGAAATCTCAACAAGTGATGGTGGTACCACTGAAGATAGTACAGATATTACCTCATCTATGGCTGTACCAACCACTGATGCTTCAACAACGGTGGCTGCAACAACAAGAGCAACAACACCTGCAGCAGCTACTACAATCACACCAACCGAGCAGCCATCACCAAGAGAAAATGCAACCCTGACAGGCTTTCCTGCCTTTACCCAGTTTTTCAGCGTCTACTACACATATCAAAACCCACCAGAAGTAAACACTGAAACAGGAGTTATTGAACCTGCACCAGAACCAGTCGAAAGGTCTGGCAATCCTGGCTATATCTATGGCAGACTTGTCCTAACAGGGGAAGCCACCTACCAAAGTCCATCAGAGATTATTGTGAATAACACGACTCCATCACCGTTAAACTGTACCCAGATTGGTAATGCTACTCTGCCACCAGGATGTAATGAGACAGACAGTCAAACAACTAACATTTCTCCAACAGAACCTGTCTCTACATTTATTGCTGTAGATACTTCAACAACTCGTAGATTGAAACTTTGGAAACCAG GAGCAGGTAGTTTATGTGCGGAGTCTGATTTGATGGATGTCTACTTTGGTGAAGACGTAGCCAGTGGTTGTCTCATTCGACTAGGATGGTCACAGTTTCAAAACTGTACAGAGCTAAG GAATCTAATGGAAGAACAACTGATTCAGTTATTCCCAGCTGACAAAATAGGCAAGAAAGGAAATGCTGAAAGTACACTGGAGGGTGATTGGGCTACAATATTTAA TCCCTTAGATCATGAGTTTGGTGAACCAACACCAGAACCAACGATGACCACCACGTCTGTACCAACAATCGTCTATGAGACACTACCACCGGGACAGATTGAAATCACACCTGATGTGCCATCCACATTGGAGCAAATAGTCGGTACATGCTATGATGTACCCACTGGTATCAATGTTGACATCTTGATTGCTGAAGTTGGGGAGTATCGGGGTGCAAAACAGAGAGAAATCATATCAGCAAAAGTTTC ATACACAACATCAACACTTAAACTCAACTGCATAGGAGTGAATGGAGTCAGTTGCTATGGAAACTACAGTGATGATGACGAGCCAGTTCAGTCATTTGTCATTACAAGTACAGTATCTTTCATTACTGTACCAGCTGTCCAACCAGAACCTGTCATGTC GTATTATGCCAACGATATAGACGTCTGTAGATATGATACCTGTGTAGAGGAGGCCTTCTATCCAATGACAACTCGTAACCCAAATGGAATTTATCAACGGAACCTAGGATATGGTCTGTTTCTAGTACTTATTGTCATAGCATACTATGTTCTTACAAGACCCTGGTTTTGA